From one Caldithrix abyssi DSM 13497 genomic stretch:
- a CDS encoding FG-GAP-like repeat-containing protein, with protein sequence MSGKLTKVAFVVVFTMFMMMGNLFAQDFARNANKEIPVPDADLNTGGLGNMVTGMDFDGDGRTDVFVVNHNWNDADNEMLVRIYKYEFNGTAWEVVWKATYDVWKQNTWPAMTYGDIDGDGKGEIFIGPVNWTDATNNPNPPRLLVYESAGDGTDVMGVPDGSGNYLPNSTSTITTEDNVNLRPFRFILKDIDEDGQQELIFADRRATTSGWYFGVMSVDNIPDNGDGSETWTVEVNGLDLGLTGAENKWDLAVLGNTIYLFDETRCDRVRWNSETSQWELLAPQTSVLKGAGSWKSAQVVDIDGNAEEEILVGTWYTTVEGGHGIWVYQYDATGDSLVGTKVVDLSPWMTSYGVYGGAVGDIDLNGKLDYVFGSRDASPNAAIFRVEYQGAQDQVNDPANWTVEVIDSNYADGGRWGILGLANVDDEPSLEVLYTSSVPAGGLFGESPMPIVVLDYNGPVEVGPWQKVDINYTYEGIFGDTLGANHGIVVDNNDNVWVGSWGADAVVVYNPDGVEMFRVDSILIQAPAGNDTTVYLAWCRGLAKDPDGNILYAQTGIVVKLNPADGSVLDYVYIPPNAGGSTSPLKPAVDSDGYIYVGYVVGVTPVNVIDPTTFTFTQSITLDPLAGGFARGMEVSSDGTKMIPGNLDAGVHKLYVYGTTDYVNYPVVDSVYKDNQGAPMLTTQSVTLDRFGGDEIFWVSQDNSYGGGGADQLDNALVMLNFHNMTYGYVWMPDPGASGYTGPRGAALASDGQTCYVANWNGGVVYKYNISIPTAIERDHKVVSGYQLEQNYPNPFNPVTNIKFYLPKAEKVELTVYNMLGQKVATLVNENLNAGYKTVTFDASNLASGVYVYVLKAGDVKLSKKMTLLK encoded by the coding sequence ATGAGTGGCAAGCTTACTAAAGTCGCATTTGTAGTGGTTTTTACAATGTTCATGATGATGGGCAACTTATTTGCTCAGGATTTCGCCCGTAATGCAAATAAAGAAATCCCTGTCCCTGATGCGGATCTGAATACGGGCGGTCTTGGAAACATGGTTACGGGTATGGATTTTGATGGGGATGGTCGTACAGACGTTTTTGTAGTTAACCACAACTGGAATGACGCAGACAACGAGATGTTGGTTCGTATTTACAAATACGAATTTAACGGCACGGCATGGGAAGTTGTCTGGAAAGCCACCTATGATGTATGGAAACAAAATACCTGGCCGGCAATGACTTATGGCGACATTGACGGCGATGGCAAAGGCGAGATTTTTATAGGCCCTGTTAACTGGACAGACGCAACCAACAACCCCAATCCGCCGCGTTTGTTGGTCTATGAATCGGCCGGCGATGGTACGGATGTAATGGGTGTTCCTGATGGTAGCGGTAATTATCTGCCAAACTCCACTTCTACTATCACCACAGAAGACAATGTTAACTTACGTCCTTTCCGTTTTATCCTGAAAGATATTGATGAAGACGGCCAGCAAGAACTTATTTTTGCCGACCGTAGAGCGACTACCAGCGGTTGGTATTTTGGCGTGATGTCTGTAGATAATATTCCTGACAATGGCGACGGTTCCGAAACCTGGACGGTAGAAGTAAACGGTTTAGACCTTGGTTTAACCGGCGCAGAAAATAAATGGGACCTGGCTGTTTTAGGAAACACCATTTATCTGTTTGACGAAACGCGTTGCGATCGCGTCCGCTGGAACAGCGAAACCTCGCAATGGGAGTTATTGGCACCGCAGACTTCCGTATTAAAAGGCGCAGGCTCCTGGAAAAGCGCACAGGTGGTGGATATTGATGGCAATGCCGAAGAAGAAATACTGGTAGGTACCTGGTACACCACCGTTGAAGGCGGACACGGCATCTGGGTTTATCAATATGATGCGACCGGAGACTCTCTGGTTGGCACCAAAGTCGTAGATCTTTCTCCATGGATGACCAGCTATGGCGTTTATGGCGGCGCAGTTGGCGATATTGATCTAAATGGTAAGCTGGACTATGTCTTTGGTTCGCGCGATGCTTCTCCCAATGCAGCTATTTTCCGTGTTGAATATCAGGGCGCTCAGGATCAGGTTAATGATCCGGCTAACTGGACTGTAGAGGTAATCGATTCCAATTATGCTGATGGCGGTCGCTGGGGTATTCTTGGCCTGGCCAATGTGGACGACGAGCCCAGTTTAGAAGTGCTTTACACTTCCAGTGTTCCTGCCGGCGGTCTGTTTGGCGAAAGCCCGATGCCGATCGTTGTTTTGGATTACAACGGCCCGGTAGAAGTTGGCCCATGGCAAAAAGTTGATATTAACTACACCTATGAGGGTATTTTTGGCGATACTCTGGGCGCCAATCATGGTATCGTTGTAGATAACAATGACAATGTATGGGTTGGAAGCTGGGGCGCTGATGCTGTGGTTGTTTACAATCCGGATGGCGTTGAGATGTTCCGTGTAGATTCTATTTTAATTCAGGCGCCTGCAGGCAATGATACCACCGTTTATCTGGCATGGTGCCGCGGTCTGGCAAAAGATCCGGATGGCAACATTCTTTATGCTCAAACCGGGATCGTTGTTAAGCTCAATCCGGCCGATGGCTCGGTATTGGATTATGTTTACATTCCACCAAATGCAGGTGGTTCTACCAGCCCATTGAAACCGGCTGTTGATAGCGATGGCTACATTTATGTTGGTTATGTTGTAGGCGTAACTCCGGTTAATGTTATCGATCCAACGACATTTACCTTTACGCAAAGCATTACGCTCGATCCGCTGGCAGGCGGCTTTGCGCGCGGTATGGAAGTAAGCTCTGACGGTACCAAGATGATTCCGGGCAACCTGGATGCCGGCGTGCATAAATTGTACGTTTACGGAACAACAGACTATGTAAACTATCCGGTTGTTGACAGTGTTTACAAAGACAACCAGGGCGCGCCGATGTTGACCACGCAATCTGTAACACTGGATCGCTTCGGCGGCGACGAAATTTTCTGGGTATCCCAGGATAACAGTTACGGCGGCGGCGGGGCAGATCAGTTAGATAACGCCCTTGTAATGCTCAATTTCCACAACATGACTTACGGTTATGTTTGGATGCCGGATCCGGGCGCCAGCGGTTACACCGGCCCTCGTGGCGCGGCTCTGGCCAGCGATGGTCAAACATGTTACGTGGCTAACTGGAACGGCGGCGTGGTTTACAAATATAATATTTCTATTCCGACTGCTATTGAAAGAGATCATAAAGTGGTATCTGGCTACCAGTTAGAACAAAACTACCCGAACCCCTTCAATCCAGTTACGAACATTAAATTTTACCTGCCAAAGGCAGAAAAAGTAGAATTGACTGTTTACAACATGCTGGGTCAAAAGGTGGCCACGCTGGTTAATGAAAACCTGAACGCAGGTTACAAAACCGTTACGTTCGATGCCTCTAACCTGGCTTCTGGCGTGTACGTTTATGTGCTGAAAGCTGGCGATGTGAAATTAAGCAAGAAGATGACCTTGCTGAAATAA